Within Vicia villosa cultivar HV-30 ecotype Madison, WI linkage group LG1, Vvil1.0, whole genome shotgun sequence, the genomic segment ttaactaaactactccagtccacccccacggagtgatttacctcacctgaggatttaatccactaatcacaatagattacaatggttttccacttagtccgcgactaagtcttctagagtatcctgatcacaacctgatcactccaggaacaactgcttagacacaagctaagactttcttagagtatcctgaccaccacgtgatcactctaattacaactgcttagacacaagctaagacttcctagagtatcttgatcaacacttgatcactctagttacttacaaattaatgtaatcaaatctaagagtattacaaatgcttctgaaaagctataatcacaacagtgatatttctcttaagcttaatctcactaatatattacaacagcaatgtagtgagctttgatgaagatgaagtttatgagctttgagtttgagcagcgtttcagcaagttaattgttagcaaatcatcaatcttgcttctcatcagaacttcatatttataggcgtttgagaagatgaccgttgagcgcatttaatgctttgcgtgttccgtacagctttgcatttaatgtttcacgcttttgtcaactacctcgagccttgttcacgctgtgtctactgacgttgcctttaatagcttccaacgttccttttgccagtcagcgtagcctgccacctgtactttcttctgatctgatgtttgaatataatatttgaatatcatcagagtcaaacagcttggtgcatagcatcttcttgtcttctgaccttgaagtgcttctgagcgtgataccatgagaacttcagtgcttctgcttctgacctcaagttcttctgatgctttcatagacccatgttctgattctgccttgaccatcttctgatgtcttgccagaccatgttctgatgttgcatgctgaaccttctgagacaaagcttctgagcgctgatttgtgcatactctttatatatttcctgaaatggaaattgcaatgtattagagtaccacattatctcacacaaaattcatatccttgttatcatcaaaactaagaatattgatcagaacaaatcttgttctaacagataatAGGCTAGCTTAGCCATTCATGTTTGTGTGTTATCTTGGATAAGCTTGCTTTTCACGCTTCTTGAGAATTGTAACTAAATCTGCTTTTAGCCGTTAATAATCATTATGTCTCCAACGGTAATATTTCTTCTGTCAGAGTATTTTATCTTTGTATTTCTTCAAGAAAACTTCTTTCTGAATTTGTAGAGATAATGTTTATCATAATTATTGCTTCATCGGTTGGTGCTTTAAGAAGTTTCTTAATTAGAACTTCTTTAGACTTCAACGTGATTGTCTTTCAGCATTTTTATGTAGTCCAAATTCTGATGGTACTTGTTTTGCTTGAACTTCAGCATATGTTTGAAACTTCTTCTGAAACAAGAGATATATAATTAGAGTAtcatatttacttatacaaaatttatttaattgttatcatcaaaacactacgataagattagaaccaaactatgttctaacatctATAACAACAATTCATCGCAACTTCACAATTAGGTTCTAACAATTCATCGCATTCTGATAGCAAGCTAGGATATGAGATGAAGAACCATACATTTCTAGTTAGACTCTGACAGGGGAGGTTCTAGTGACCAACTAGCCCGGGCACCCccggctcaacccctattttctttgtattcccccaatttaatagttaatttttagacaaaatcagaggcaaaattattaaaaatagggtgtaaaaattaaaacTGATAAATAACCAATGGTCTAGGCCAAACccaattaattattaatgaatcaaaacagaaattaaaaaaaatcctgAAAACAAAACCCTTAACCTTTGTTCAAAACTACAGGTAaaggttttttaaaaattaaaactctgCTCCGCCGCGTCCTCTCCGCCGTATCATCTCTGCCGAGTCTGACTGTCGTGAGGTGAATGCTCTCTCCtatcttcttattttcttttactaATTGCCATgcttgtgttgtgttgtgttgttgtttCGTCActgtaaataaaaatagaatagatGAACATGAAAGTTGTGTGGTGGTAGATAAGAGAGACCAAAACTTATCTTTTGCAATTAGTGTGTGGTCTtacttttttgtaatttttttattaaaaaagtaaataattaaaattagaaagaGAAGTAGGTGTGTGCCTAGATTACCGAGAATGAGAAAACAGAGTTAGATTAGATATATGATACTTTGTGTCGcatactttttctttttcttttttttctatttttttaacctgtataatttttttgaattaggtttagttattaattaggtttagtctaacaattaggtttaatttagaAAAGTAGAAAAAGGGGCGCCTCCCTTAtgcatcatttttttattttttttatttattaatttattaattttatttatttaacttatatttttattattattcaaatTAATTAGATTTAGTTGTGGGCTTTAGAGTTAAAGGGCTCTCGCTTACTTACCCAAACTGGGAATGTTAATGTTGTGCAATCAGAAGCTGAAGTAGAGAGAAACACCGCATAATGTGGCCAATGAATTTAATTCAAATGATATTGTGCGCGATCCAAGATGTAGGAAACAAATTCATGAGTATGCTACGGATATTCAAGACCAAGTGAGGAGGACATATATATTGAAGGCTCCAACGCAACCAGATTTAGCAATATTTCCTCGTACTTAACTTAGGAAGTCTTCAAGAGCATTTTATAAAGCATGGTATAAGAATTATACATAGATTAGATACAGTGAGTTGAAGGATGAGCCGCCCGGGAGGGCTGAACACTTTGGTTATGAAGTCTTCAACAAAGACAGATTTAAAGATTGAAAGAATGCATCTAAAGGCTTCAAAGATCATATTGGTAGTCATAATAGTAAGAACAACTCATGTATGAAGCACTATGACgattataataatcaaagacaAAGTGTGACAAGTATCTTTTCTATAGCAACTATGGAATTAGAAGAATTGTATAAGATCTTCTTGACTTGTTCTTTAGATTGTACTAGATATATAAATGATACGAGGGAAAGGATATGATGGAGCTTCAAATATGAGAGGTGAATTTAATGGTTTAAAATTAAAGATTCTAGATGAAAACCCTTATGCTTTCTATGTCCATTGTTATTCTCACCATTTACAATTGGTGGTTGTGTATGTTGTTAATAGTTTCTCATCTATTCATGATTTCTTTGAGTAAATTTCTTTGATTGTAACCACAAAAAGTGCATCTTGCAAGATAAAGGATGCTTTGACAAAGGCACAACACCAATATTATTTGAATAGAATTGAGAGTGGTGAGATATCTCAAGGAAAGGGCTTGCATCAATCATCTAGTCTCGCTAGACCCAGGGATACTAGATGGGGTTCACATTATACTACCTTAATTCGTTTGGATGAGATATGGTCCTCCGTGTTAgatgtgcttagtattgttgatgaagatggaccATCTCAAGCGGCAGGTTTGATAGAAAAAATGGAAAGCTTTAAATTTGCTTTCATTTTAAAGATTATGTTAAAGTTGTTCGGTATCACAAATGAACTTTTaaaaatcttgcaaacaaaagatcttAATATTGTGCTTTCTATGGAATTAGTTGATGATGTTAAAGCTCGGTTGGCTACATTGAGAGAGAGTAGTTGGGATGATTTCTTTATTGATGTCCAAGAATTTTGTGTTGCTCAAAGTATTCTGGTGCAAAATATGGATGAAGAAATACTTGTTCGAGGTCGTTCAAGAAGAGAAGGGAGGACTGTCACTAATCTTCACCATTACTGTGCAGAGATTTTTTATGTTTCTATTGATAAAATATGTGTGGAGATGGATCACCGATTTAGTGAAGGAAGTAACGTTGTTTTGGATTGCTTCTCATGTCTTGACCCGAAGAACTTtttttccaagtttgatgttgataagATTGCTTGTCTTGCTAATACTTATCGTGCTGACTTTTCTGATTATGATCGTGGAACAATAAGGGATCAACTTGAGACTTATGTACATCAAGTGAAAATACATGCAACCTTTACTTcttgtgaagatgttcaaagtttggctaAGAAGATAGTTCAAATTGAGAAACATTTGGTATTTCCATTGATCTACAAACTCATTGAGTTGGCTTTGATATTTCTGGTGTTGACAGCATACGTTGAAAAacctttttcagcaatgaagattatcaggtctaatttgcgcaacaagatcaactatgtgtggttcaatgacttaATGATATTTTACACCAagcgggagatattcaagtcacttaaagatgttgatattattcgaaTATTCATCGCAAAGAGGTCTTGGAGAAGACATTTACCTCCTAATtttatttagcacactatttacAGTTAGGTTTAATCTCTCTTATGTAGCACactttatgactatttatataattTGTCCCATGTAACTCGCGGTTAATTTTTTTGCCCAGACTACTTAAAATTCTTGGCTCCGCCACTGGACTCTAATGAAGTTGCAAATAGGAAAGTATTTCTTTCCTGCTACCTTCTTATActtcaaaattattttgtaagtCTTGAGCTCAGGGGGAGTCTTTGAACAATCTTAAATGAATTTTGGGACTCCTTTAGCTCTGTATTTATGTTGTCCAAGTTCTGAAGATTTTGAAGACAAGGTTCTAGAAGAACAACTTTTGAAGattttgaagaccaagtgctaAATATTCTTCAGACAAGGTTTTGGATGAACAAATTCTAGACACTCTGGAGACTTAGGCTATGAAGATTCAAGTTTTCATCCTTCTAATCATGCTTCATCATCTACTATCAGAAGTATCTAACGATTTGAAGAAAAGATCAAAATTGGTTTATGTGAGGAAATAAAACGAGGTACATATGTTCCCACTACACTGTTTTAGTGGCGCATGGATTATACTATGGTACTATGTTGTCCACCACTCCCTCACTAACCGTTATGGACAAAACAAATGGAATTGGGTATTCCTATTCTATCCTTCAACGAATTTCTTTTTGGCTATAAAAGGAAGACTTGGAAGATTGAAGAAAATGCTGCTGATCGACACTATAAAACTTACGCTGAAACGCTCCTCAAATCTCTCTGATTAtttctttgtatagttttgtaagaAAGTGAACTTTTGTTCGTTTTCTTTGTATAGTTTTATAAGCAAATGAACTTTTGTTCATTAAATTGCAGCAAATGAGCTTTTGTTCATAT encodes:
- the LOC131643277 gene encoding uncharacterized protein LOC131643277, with translation MIRGKGYDGASNMRGEFNGLKLKILDENPYAFYVHCYSHHLQLVVVYVVNSFSSIHDFFEIESGEISQGKGLHQSSSLARPRDTRWGSHYTTLIRLDEIWSSVLDVLSIVDEDGPSQAAGLIEKMESFKFAFILKIMLKLFGITNELLKILQTKDLNIVLSMELVDDVKARLATLRESSWDDFFIDVQEFCVAQSILVQNMDEEILVRGRSRREGRTVTNLHHYCAEIFYVSIDKICVEMDHRFSEGSNVVLDCFSCLDPKNFFSKFDVDKIACLANTYRADFSDYDRGTIRDQLETYVHQVKIHATFTSCEDVQSLAKKIVQIEKHLHTLKNLFQQ